In Marinicella rhabdoformis, a genomic segment contains:
- a CDS encoding AbgT family transporter: MNQHVKNQSPAENNHQATGWFAKFLGFVEWLGNLLPHPITLFALFCIFIVLFSGLAEFMGLSVADPRPEGSSKRELDGIIQVNSLMSAEGLRWIVQNLVTNFTGFTPLGTVLVALLGVAVAEHSGMLSALMRSLVIGASKRMVTVMIVFAGVVSNTASELGYVVLIPMAALIFHSLGRHPLAGLAAAFAGVSAGYSANLLIGTVDPLLSGITQEAAQMLDPTYLVGAEVNWYFMIASTFLIVFMGAFVTEKIVEPRLGQYNSDEASIELGHQSVDEVTAAEKKGLRMAGLSFLILAAILALTVVPEWGVLRNPDTGGVKNSPFLKGIVVYIFITFAIPGFVYGKIAGTMKNDRDVIDAMSKGMSSMGMYIVLVFFAAQFVAFFKWTNLGTVMAVKGAAMLQMMGLDGPMIFVFFIMLCGMVNLSLGSASAQWAVTAPIFVPMLMLIGYAPETIQAAYRIGDSVTNVITPMMSYFGLILAVATQYQKKLGIGTLIATMLPYSIMFFVGWTVLFYLWVFAFGLPVGPGAATYYSP, encoded by the coding sequence ATGAATCAACATGTAAAAAATCAGTCACCGGCTGAAAACAACCATCAGGCCACTGGTTGGTTTGCCAAATTCCTTGGCTTTGTCGAGTGGTTAGGCAATTTATTACCTCACCCCATCACACTGTTCGCCCTTTTCTGCATATTTATTGTTTTGTTCAGTGGTTTAGCGGAATTCATGGGTTTAAGCGTAGCAGACCCTCGACCAGAAGGTTCTTCCAAAAGAGAGCTTGATGGCATTATTCAAGTTAACTCACTGATGTCAGCGGAAGGTTTGAGGTGGATAGTCCAAAACCTGGTCACTAATTTCACCGGATTTACGCCTCTAGGAACAGTTTTGGTGGCGCTGTTAGGTGTTGCTGTGGCTGAACATTCGGGCATGTTATCGGCTTTGATGCGCTCATTGGTCATTGGTGCTTCAAAACGCATGGTCACTGTGATGATTGTGTTTGCTGGCGTCGTTTCAAATACAGCTTCAGAACTGGGCTATGTGGTATTGATTCCCATGGCTGCGTTGATTTTTCATTCATTGGGCCGCCATCCACTGGCTGGTTTAGCTGCTGCTTTTGCAGGGGTGTCTGCAGGTTACAGTGCCAACTTATTAATTGGAACAGTTGACCCTTTGCTGTCAGGAATCACGCAAGAAGCTGCACAAATGCTCGACCCAACTTACCTCGTAGGTGCTGAAGTCAATTGGTACTTTATGATTGCCAGTACTTTTCTGATTGTTTTTATGGGCGCTTTTGTAACAGAAAAAATTGTTGAACCCAGACTGGGCCAGTACAACAGCGATGAAGCCAGTATTGAACTGGGGCATCAATCTGTTGATGAAGTCACCGCAGCAGAAAAAAAGGGCTTGCGCATGGCTGGTCTTTCGTTCCTGATCTTGGCCGCCATTCTGGCTTTGACTGTCGTTCCTGAATGGGGTGTTTTACGCAACCCAGATACGGGTGGCGTTAAAAACTCTCCTTTCCTGAAAGGCATTGTTGTTTATATATTCATAACCTTTGCAATCCCTGGGTTTGTCTACGGAAAAATTGCTGGCACAATGAAGAATGACCGTGATGTGATTGATGCCATGAGCAAAGGCATGAGCAGTATGGGTATGTATATCGTGCTGGTGTTTTTTGCGGCCCAATTCGTAGCCTTTTTCAAATGGACAAACCTGGGTACAGTGATGGCCGTTAAAGGGGCTGCCATGCTTCAGATGATGGGCCTCGATGGCCCCATGATATTTGTATTTTTTATCATGTTGTGCGGCATGGTAAATTTATCATTAGGCAGTGCATCTGCTCAATGGGCTGTGACGGCACCCATTTTTGTACCCATGCTGATGCTGATAGGCTATGCACCTGAGACCATTCAAGCGGCTTATCGAATTGGCGACTCTGTCACCAACGTCATCACACCAATGATGAGCTATTTTGGTTTAATTCTTGCCGTTGCTACCCAGTATCAAAAGAAATTAGGTATTGGTACTTTAATTGCGACCATGCTGCCATACAGCATCATGTTCTTTGTTGGATGGACTGTCTTGTTTTACCTGTGGGTGTTTGCCTTTGGCTTGCCTGTCGGCCCAGGTGCAGCAACTTATTATTCGCCTTAA
- the folB gene encoding dihydroneopterin aldolase — MDKVLIRGLKVDATIGIHDWEKQIKQPVVLDVDLSYDCYAAGQSDDIKDALDYFAVSQKLSHFISLSHFELIEALAEHCCQLLLKQFPVNKVKLTLSKPEAVPNAQSVAVQLVRKA; from the coding sequence GTGGACAAAGTACTCATCAGGGGCTTAAAAGTCGATGCCACGATTGGCATTCACGACTGGGAAAAGCAAATCAAACAACCTGTGGTTTTAGATGTGGATTTGAGTTATGACTGTTATGCAGCAGGTCAAAGTGATGACATCAAAGATGCTTTAGATTATTTTGCTGTCAGTCAGAAGTTGTCGCATTTTATCAGTTTGTCCCATTTTGAATTGATAGAAGCATTGGCAGAACACTGTTGTCAGCTTTTGTTAAAGCAATTTCCTGTCAATAAAGTAAAATTAACACTGTCTAAACCTGAAGCTGTGCCCAATGCACAATCTGTTGCGGTTCAGTTGGTCAGGAAAGCCTGA
- a CDS encoding YiiD C-terminal domain-containing protein, whose translation MQYDALEAFVQRIHHDIPLTQTMGWLIETVTSNKLRASAPLGPNVNDKGTFFGGASAALMTISAWSLIKYNLEQMAVHNDVVIHQSHNKWLRPQTGLMEIRCDFDETIDWNAVKDGLLNQNKNQHLKLSIQGLSASIMTCSMSADFVILAIK comes from the coding sequence ATGCAATATGATGCACTTGAAGCGTTTGTTCAACGCATTCATCATGACATCCCATTAACCCAAACAATGGGTTGGCTAATTGAAACAGTCACAAGCAATAAACTAAGAGCCAGTGCACCTCTAGGTCCTAACGTTAATGATAAAGGTACGTTTTTTGGTGGCGCTTCTGCTGCCTTGATGACCATCAGTGCTTGGTCCTTAATCAAATACAACTTGGAACAAATGGCTGTTCACAATGATGTTGTGATTCATCAAAGTCATAATAAGTGGTTACGACCCCAAACTGGTTTAATGGAAATACGCTGTGATTTTGATGAAACTATTGATTGGAATGCAGTCAAGGATGGGCTGCTGAATCAGAATAAAAACCAACATTTGAAACTGTCTATTCAAGGCTTGTCGGCATCAATTATGACATGTTCTATGTCTGCTGACTTTGTGATATTAGCCATTAAATAG
- a CDS encoding sensor histidine kinase, whose translation MNKLWLADFSDTMRIFTVIVVTEMMVVVYSLSFLSLDMVYLNQLAVLSLLAQLIAITLIIILSKVSHFLNRYTSYIGLLMLTIITIVLTSLYTQILAKVDHALGFELIENANLLNIKITLATLMTLMALLRYFYVQDQWAWQVKAHADAEINALQARIKPHFLYNSLNSIASLIAIDGSAAEKAVLNLSSLFRKAFSKKQNHVPLRKELEWVNEYLAIEKLRFADRLMFESSVDESLLEIAVPVLSLQPLIENAILHGIEPASEPGSVKLVITRDNHAMIITVSNPFHENHQSQGTGTAVENIKKRLKLSYGSQAQLNQKTENDLYITQMVLPL comes from the coding sequence ATGAATAAACTTTGGCTGGCTGATTTTTCAGACACCATGCGTATTTTTACAGTCATTGTGGTGACTGAAATGATGGTGGTTGTTTACAGTTTAAGCTTCCTCTCTTTGGATATGGTCTACTTAAATCAACTGGCTGTACTCAGTTTACTGGCACAGTTGATTGCCATCACTTTGATTATTATACTTTCAAAAGTCAGTCATTTTTTAAACCGCTATACTTCCTATATCGGCCTTTTAATGTTGACGATTATCACCATAGTTTTAACTTCATTGTACACACAAATACTGGCTAAAGTGGACCATGCACTGGGGTTTGAACTGATAGAAAATGCCAACTTATTGAACATCAAAATCACTTTGGCTACTTTAATGACCTTAATGGCTTTGTTGCGGTATTTTTATGTTCAAGATCAATGGGCATGGCAAGTCAAAGCCCATGCAGATGCCGAAATCAATGCTTTACAGGCTCGAATTAAGCCGCACTTTTTGTACAACAGCTTAAACTCTATTGCCTCATTGATTGCCATTGATGGTTCAGCTGCAGAAAAGGCCGTGTTAAATTTATCCAGCCTGTTCCGCAAAGCATTTTCTAAAAAACAAAATCATGTCCCATTACGAAAAGAACTGGAATGGGTTAATGAGTATTTGGCAATAGAGAAACTCAGGTTTGCTGACAGGTTGATGTTTGAATCATCCGTTGACGAATCTTTACTCGAAATAGCTGTGCCAGTCTTGTCCTTACAACCTTTGATAGAAAATGCCATTTTACATGGCATAGAACCAGCCAGCGAACCCGGCTCGGTCAAGCTAGTCATCACCAGAGACAATCACGCTATGATTATCACAGTCAGCAACCCCTTCCATGAAAACCATCAATCACAAGGCACGGGGACTGCTGTAGAAAACATTAAAAAACGACTGAAATTAAGTTATGGTTCTCAAGCCCAGTTAAATCAAAAAACCGAAAACGACTTATACATCACACAAATGGTACTCCCACTATGA
- a CDS encoding LytR/AlgR family response regulator transcription factor, with protein MKILIADDEPLARMRLRNMLQHAGHNDVIEAQDGEEAIKLTDQHMPDLLFLDIQMPKKSGLEAAQSIKAKHPALPIVFCTAHDEFALKAFDLSAEDYVLKPVTMDRLNQALHKVGCVEQQEKIVVKQGVNSLAIPVDEMICFVAEDKYVVAHVSDNNFLLDCTLIQLENKYPQLLRLHRNCLVHRAFLKGIHIDENHKAHALLKDLDLQPAISRRQLAAVKIELKS; from the coding sequence ATGAAAATCCTCATTGCAGATGACGAGCCATTGGCTCGGATGCGGTTACGTAACATGTTACAGCATGCAGGCCACAATGATGTCATAGAGGCACAAGATGGAGAAGAAGCCATCAAACTTACCGACCAACACATGCCCGACCTGCTATTTTTAGACATACAAATGCCAAAAAAATCTGGCCTAGAAGCGGCACAAAGCATCAAAGCGAAGCACCCTGCTCTACCGATAGTTTTTTGTACCGCACACGATGAGTTTGCACTGAAAGCCTTTGATTTATCCGCTGAAGACTATGTTTTAAAGCCAGTCACTATGGACAGATTAAATCAAGCACTCCACAAGGTTGGCTGTGTTGAACAGCAAGAAAAGATTGTTGTAAAGCAAGGCGTCAACAGCCTGGCCATTCCCGTTGATGAAATGATTTGCTTCGTCGCAGAAGATAAATATGTGGTCGCGCACGTCAGTGACAACAATTTTTTATTAGACTGCACCTTGATTCAACTAGAAAATAAATACCCGCAGTTATTACGTCTTCACCGAAATTGCTTGGTTCACCGCGCCTTTTTAAAAGGCATACATATTGATGAAAATCACAAAGCCCATGCTTTATTGAAAGATTTAGATTTACAACCGGCCATCAGCAGAAGACAATTGGCGGCAGTAAAAATTGAACTGAAATCATGA
- the hemC gene encoding hydroxymethylbilane synthase — translation MTKTITIATRESNLAMWQTKYVAALIEQHTPYQTQLLPMTTEGDQRLEVSLNKIGGKGLFLKELEQSMQAEESDIAVHSMKDVPADLPEGFTVCAVFPRADPADAFVSNQYKQLSDLPQGAVVGTSSLRRQSQLLALRPDLDVQPLRGNVNSRLAKLDDGQYDAIILAAAGLQRLGFDDRIASRLMAPDWLPAVSQGAIGIECLSSRTDLIQALSVLNDENTWLAVQAERALNAGLNGSCSVAIGAFAECVDDEVSIQAAVFSPDGEQTLAAHTQNSDPVAAGKAVANTLLAAGAQAILDLAEETG, via the coding sequence ATGACAAAAACAATCACCATCGCAACACGCGAATCAAACTTGGCCATGTGGCAAACAAAATACGTGGCGGCGTTGATCGAACAACACACTCCATACCAAACCCAATTGTTACCCATGACCACCGAAGGTGATCAGCGCCTGGAAGTCAGCCTGAATAAAATTGGTGGTAAAGGCCTGTTCTTGAAAGAGCTAGAGCAATCCATGCAAGCAGAAGAATCAGATATCGCTGTGCATTCAATGAAAGACGTTCCAGCAGACTTGCCAGAAGGCTTCACAGTTTGTGCTGTGTTTCCAAGGGCCGACCCTGCTGATGCTTTTGTATCTAATCAATACAAACAGTTGTCAGATCTACCACAAGGTGCCGTTGTTGGTACTTCCAGCCTTAGACGCCAGTCTCAGTTGTTGGCTTTGCGACCTGACTTAGACGTTCAGCCACTTCGAGGCAATGTCAATAGCCGTTTGGCCAAACTCGACGATGGACAATATGATGCCATCATTTTGGCAGCTGCCGGTCTTCAACGCTTGGGCTTTGATGACCGCATTGCCAGCCGTCTGATGGCTCCTGACTGGTTACCTGCGGTTTCTCAGGGTGCCATTGGCATAGAGTGTTTAAGTTCACGCACTGATTTGATTCAAGCTTTGTCAGTTTTGAATGACGAAAACACTTGGCTTGCGGTTCAAGCAGAACGTGCACTCAATGCGGGGCTCAATGGCTCTTGCTCTGTTGCCATAGGTGCCTTTGCTGAGTGTGTTGATGATGAAGTCAGTATCCAAGCTGCTGTCTTCAGCCCAGATGGTGAGCAAACATTGGCGGCACACACTCAAAATAGCGATCCTGTGGCTGCTGGAAAGGCCGTAGCAAACACATTACTAGCCGCTGGTGCACAAGCCATTTTAGACTTGGCCGAAGAGACAGGTTGA
- a CDS encoding uroporphyrinogen-III synthase, which yields MTTVIITRPKSKQQAALKIFKAQGFEVLSAPCINATSNPNIKLQWIEQAGQTEVLIVLNSHAIDALLTRYPGFSVSDKTQVIGIGKAVTSHWKKHLKAPITEASGNSESVIAILDRIKPRNITVLTSLGGRELIKAYALVKRINFTQLNCYIKQQLPLDLTAWQAVLANQKGVILTANSGQLLHLIQSQLPDHLWQQLLSSPLVTGASRITEMATQLGFKNTHTAQSPSNQDMLRAAIQIKSVG from the coding sequence ATGACAACGGTCATCATCACACGACCAAAAAGCAAACAACAAGCGGCGTTGAAAATCTTCAAGGCACAAGGATTTGAAGTGCTTTCGGCGCCCTGTATTAACGCTACTTCTAACCCTAATATCAAACTTCAGTGGATTGAACAAGCTGGACAAACTGAGGTGTTGATTGTGTTAAATAGCCATGCCATCGATGCCTTATTAACCCGATACCCTGGGTTCTCAGTCAGCGACAAAACACAAGTCATAGGGATTGGTAAAGCAGTGACCAGTCATTGGAAAAAACACCTTAAAGCGCCAATAACTGAAGCAAGTGGAAACTCAGAGTCTGTGATTGCTATTTTAGACCGTATCAAACCACGCAACATCACGGTACTCACATCTCTCGGCGGCAGAGAATTAATCAAAGCTTACGCACTCGTAAAACGCATCAACTTTACACAACTGAACTGTTATATAAAACAACAACTGCCATTGGATTTGACTGCTTGGCAAGCCGTTTTAGCAAATCAAAAAGGCGTCATACTGACGGCTAACAGTGGTCAATTATTACACCTCATTCAAAGCCAATTACCAGATCATTTGTGGCAGCAATTATTAAGCAGCCCATTAGTTACAGGCGCATCGCGCATCACTGAAATGGCAACACAGTTAGGGTTTAAAAACACACATACAGCCCAAAGCCCCAGCAACCAAGACATGTTACGAGCCGCCATTCAAATAAAATCCGTTGGATAA
- a CDS encoding DUF2782 domain-containing protein, which translates to MPKNIVTMSLMLASAVCAASEPPQDVKAPIDAAAEQQSKPLPIKAPMLAKEDATEIKVIVEKNRTVEEYRHRGELIMVKVIPNKGKPYYIDPLENRQQGSAKELMDAGVKPVHWVIKEF; encoded by the coding sequence ATGCCAAAAAATATCGTCACAATGTCTCTTATGCTGGCAAGTGCAGTCTGCGCAGCCTCCGAGCCTCCTCAGGATGTTAAAGCACCAATTGACGCCGCTGCAGAGCAACAAAGCAAACCTTTGCCCATCAAAGCACCGATGTTAGCCAAAGAAGACGCCACAGAAATTAAAGTGATTGTTGAAAAAAACCGCACCGTTGAAGAATACCGCCATAGGGGCGAGTTAATTATGGTCAAAGTCATACCGAACAAAGGCAAGCCTTATTACATAGATCCTCTAGAAAATCGCCAGCAAGGGTCAGCCAAAGAATTGATGGATGCAGGTGTTAAGCCTGTCCACTGGGTCATCAAGGAGTTTTAA
- a CDS encoding FMN-binding glutamate synthase family protein, with the protein MTVRQKFVILLVALPALTVLWAQYWPAALWLFTLWVPLGLIGLNDMFQTKRSIRRLYPVIGHMRYFFESIRPEIQQYFVESDLNGTPVPREFRSLVYQRAKGQRDTRPFGTILDVNQDGYEWINHSLAPLHHHDFQPKVRFGGPECKQPYDASPLNISAMSFGSLSKNAIMALNLGAKNGGFAHNTGEGGISPYHLQGGDLIFQFGTGYFGCRDEEGNFCPKLFKEKAQLDAVKMIEIKLSQGAKPGHGGILPAVKLTQEIADIRHVSLGKDVISPAAHTAFSTPTEMMQFIKKLRDLSDGKPIGFKLCIGKKSEFLSICKAMIDTGIKPDFITIDGSEGGTGAAPIELTNSVGTPIRDAIIFVNQTLIGMGLRDEIRLIASGKVLSAFHLLKLIALGADTVNAARAMMFALGCIQSRSCNTDHCPTGIATQDPARVKALVIEDKVRRVSNYHRQMMKHLIELVGAAGLQSLQDLKPEHIMHRFQGTDVRSYESMFPSIEPGSILDETKRPEPWREPWQRASSISW; encoded by the coding sequence ATGACTGTGAGGCAAAAATTTGTCATATTACTGGTCGCCTTACCCGCATTAACTGTGCTTTGGGCACAATATTGGCCAGCTGCACTGTGGCTATTTACGCTATGGGTACCTTTAGGCTTGATTGGCTTAAACGACATGTTCCAAACCAAAAGGTCGATCCGCAGGCTTTACCCCGTGATTGGTCACATGCGCTACTTTTTTGAATCCATTCGTCCAGAAATTCAACAATATTTTGTTGAATCCGACCTCAATGGCACACCTGTTCCACGCGAATTTCGATCACTGGTTTACCAACGTGCCAAAGGCCAAAGAGACACACGTCCTTTTGGCACCATTTTAGATGTAAACCAAGATGGTTACGAGTGGATTAACCATTCTCTGGCTCCATTACACCACCATGACTTTCAACCTAAGGTGAGGTTTGGCGGCCCAGAATGTAAACAGCCATACGATGCATCTCCGTTAAACATTTCTGCCATGAGTTTTGGTTCATTGAGTAAAAACGCCATCATGGCACTGAATTTGGGCGCAAAAAATGGTGGTTTTGCACACAATACAGGCGAAGGCGGTATCAGCCCATATCATTTACAAGGCGGCGATTTAATATTCCAATTTGGCACGGGTTATTTTGGCTGTCGCGACGAAGAAGGCAACTTTTGCCCCAAACTGTTCAAAGAAAAAGCCCAGCTAGACGCAGTAAAAATGATTGAAATCAAACTGTCACAAGGCGCCAAGCCTGGTCATGGCGGCATTTTACCCGCAGTTAAATTGACTCAAGAGATTGCCGATATCCGACACGTTTCACTAGGAAAAGACGTCATCTCACCGGCTGCACACACTGCGTTTTCCACCCCAACTGAAATGATGCAATTCATTAAAAAATTACGCGATTTATCAGATGGTAAGCCCATTGGATTCAAGCTCTGCATTGGTAAAAAAAGTGAATTCCTGAGCATTTGCAAAGCCATGATAGATACTGGCATCAAACCAGACTTTATCACCATTGATGGCAGTGAAGGTGGCACCGGTGCTGCCCCGATTGAATTAACCAATTCTGTCGGCACCCCGATTCGTGATGCCATCATTTTTGTCAACCAAACCCTGATTGGTATGGGCTTGCGCGATGAAATCAGATTGATTGCATCCGGTAAAGTGTTGTCTGCATTTCATTTGCTTAAACTCATTGCTTTGGGTGCAGATACTGTTAATGCAGCTAGAGCGATGATGTTTGCATTGGGCTGCATTCAATCACGTTCTTGTAACACTGACCATTGCCCGACTGGCATCGCGACTCAAGACCCTGCCAGGGTGAAGGCTTTGGTCATCGAAGACAAAGTCAGGCGAGTGTCGAACTACCATCGCCAAATGATGAAGCATTTGATTGAATTGGTTGGCGCCGCCGGCTTACAAAGTTTACAAGACTTAAAACCAGAACACATCATGCACCGTTTTCAAGGCACTGATGTGCGCTCTTATGAATCCATGTTTCCATCTATAGAACCCGGGTCAATTTTAGATGAGACCAAGCGACCAGAACCTTGGCGCGAACCTTGGCAACGAGCTTCCTCAATTTCTTGGTAA
- a CDS encoding dicarboxylate/amino acid:cation symporter: MTLTKKIIIFMIAGAALGLILNITELNQNVQVDTYLTGGLFHVIGQLFIKALKMMVVPLVFVSLFCGTTALREPAMLGSLGGRTLGFYLLTTAIALVVALSFAMLIGVGVGSEIPTSIAYQAKADKPLMDVVLDIIPSNPIMAMAEGNMLAVIVFAILLGLSATQAGKAGDKVIEFFQAFNEVVMKLVMMIMNFAPYAVFAILAKVFAQLGIDAIQTLAGYFFTVLGLLIFHALVVYPIILKLFSGLNPLTFIKKMESAVSFAFGTSSSNATIPVTLRTVTERLGVNKSVASFTIPFGATINMDGTAIMQGVATVFIANAYGVDLTTTQLLTVVLMATMASVGSAGVPSAGLVMLQGVLLQVGLPIEGIGIILGIDRLLDMTRTAVNITGDAAVTCIVAKSQGQFDESIFNDPHAGEIKSTS; this comes from the coding sequence ATGACCCTTACCAAAAAAATCATTATTTTCATGATAGCCGGTGCTGCACTTGGCTTGATTCTTAACATCACCGAACTGAACCAGAATGTTCAAGTAGATACTTATTTAACTGGTGGCTTGTTTCACGTGATTGGCCAGTTGTTTATCAAGGCCTTAAAAATGATGGTTGTTCCTTTGGTGTTTGTTTCTTTGTTTTGTGGCACCACTGCATTGAGAGAACCAGCCATGTTGGGGTCATTGGGTGGTAGGACTTTAGGTTTTTATTTATTAACCACAGCTATCGCCTTGGTCGTTGCACTTTCATTTGCCATGTTAATCGGAGTAGGCGTAGGTTCAGAAATTCCAACCAGCATTGCTTATCAAGCAAAAGCCGACAAGCCTTTGATGGATGTGGTGCTTGATATCATTCCCAGTAACCCAATCATGGCCATGGCGGAAGGCAACATGTTGGCAGTGATTGTTTTTGCTATTTTACTGGGCCTAAGTGCCACACAAGCAGGAAAAGCCGGGGATAAAGTCATTGAGTTTTTCCAAGCATTTAATGAAGTGGTGATGAAACTGGTCATGATGATCATGAACTTTGCCCCTTATGCTGTTTTCGCCATCCTCGCAAAAGTATTTGCACAATTGGGCATCGATGCCATACAAACTTTAGCAGGCTATTTCTTTACCGTATTGGGGTTACTGATTTTCCACGCACTGGTGGTGTACCCAATCATTTTAAAATTATTTTCAGGCCTGAACCCACTGACGTTTATAAAAAAAATGGAGAGTGCTGTTTCTTTCGCTTTTGGTACATCCAGTTCAAATGCAACCATTCCAGTCACCCTAAGAACAGTGACAGAGCGCCTTGGCGTCAATAAATCAGTCGCGTCTTTTACCATTCCTTTCGGGGCCACCATCAATATGGACGGCACTGCCATCATGCAAGGCGTTGCTACCGTATTTATTGCCAATGCCTATGGTGTTGATTTAACCACCACACAACTGTTAACTGTTGTACTCATGGCTACCATGGCATCTGTCGGTTCCGCAGGCGTGCCCAGCGCTGGACTGGTGATGTTGCAAGGTGTGTTATTACAAGTGGGCCTGCCCATAGAAGGTATTGGTATCATCTTAGGTATTGATCGCTTGCTCGACATGACACGCACAGCCGTCAACATTACGGGTGATGCAGCCGTAACATGTATTGTTGCCAAATCTCAAGGTCAATTTGATGAAAGCATTTTCAATGACCCACATGCTGGTGAAATCAAGTCCACATCTTAA
- the ubiM gene encoding 5-demethoxyubiquinol-8 5-hydroxylase UbiM translates to MSFFVMEKDMTYDVVVIGAGPAGLSFAKALKGSGLKVLVIEQNQEQDIQSPAYDGREIALTHSSRTIMQALGQWDTIDQQNIGFIKEAKVSSGNAPLTLDFNSQDSGLDCLGFMVSNQNIRHACFAAVEPDEHVDFCFGQSVQSVKTSDNMAQVTLSDEQTLSTQLVVAADSRFSQSRRQMGISTDMVDFGRTCIVFTMTTEKPHNHVAHEMFRYDKTIAVLPLVDNQVSVVITIASDKADDIIQAPALALAAEISQSVDHQLGVMTVNSELYSYPLVATMASQYSAKRFALIGDAAVGMHPVTAHGFNLGLSSAWQLAKGIKKARQDNQPFYQDRVLRRYHHSHKRQSVPIYKGTNVVVKLFTKNQLWAKAARHAVLKVSKHVKPISQFITKQLTQEQI, encoded by the coding sequence ATGTCTTTTTTTGTGATGGAAAAAGACATGACTTACGATGTTGTTGTGATTGGTGCAGGCCCTGCTGGGTTAAGTTTCGCTAAAGCATTGAAAGGCAGTGGCCTAAAAGTATTGGTTATTGAACAAAACCAAGAACAAGACATTCAATCACCGGCTTATGATGGCAGGGAAATTGCATTGACTCACAGCAGTCGAACCATTATGCAAGCATTAGGTCAATGGGATACCATTGATCAACAAAACATTGGATTTATCAAAGAAGCCAAAGTCAGCAGCGGTAATGCACCACTTACACTTGATTTTAATAGCCAAGATAGTGGATTGGATTGTTTGGGATTCATGGTCTCCAACCAAAATATCAGACATGCCTGTTTTGCAGCAGTTGAACCAGATGAACACGTTGACTTTTGTTTTGGTCAAAGCGTTCAATCAGTCAAAACTTCCGACAACATGGCTCAAGTGACACTTTCAGATGAACAAACCCTTTCTACCCAATTGGTGGTGGCTGCAGACAGTCGCTTTTCTCAGAGCCGCCGCCAAATGGGTATTTCTACAGATATGGTTGATTTTGGCCGGACTTGTATTGTTTTTACCATGACCACAGAAAAACCCCACAATCATGTCGCACATGAAATGTTCAGGTATGACAAAACCATTGCAGTTTTACCCCTGGTTGACAATCAAGTCTCTGTTGTAATAACAATTGCCAGTGATAAAGCGGATGACATCATACAAGCACCTGCTTTGGCTTTGGCTGCTGAAATCAGCCAAAGCGTTGACCACCAGCTAGGGGTTATGACAGTTAACAGCGAGTTATATTCTTATCCACTTGTCGCAACAATGGCTAGCCAGTATTCTGCCAAACGTTTCGCATTGATCGGTGATGCCGCCGTTGGTATGCACCCTGTGACGGCACATGGGTTTAATTTAGGATTGAGCAGCGCATGGCAATTGGCCAAAGGCATAAAAAAAGCACGGCAAGACAACCAACCTTTTTATCAAGATCGCGTACTGCGCCGCTACCATCACAGTCACAAAAGACAAAGTGTCCCCATATACAAAGGGACCAATGTTGTGGTTAAATTGTTCACCAAAAACCAACTTTGGGCAAAAGCAGCAAGACATGCTGTATTAAAAGTCAGTAAACACGTGAAACCCATTTCACAGTTTATCACCAAGCAGTTGACCCAAGAGCAAATATAA
- a CDS encoding roadblock/LC7 domain-containing protein, whose amino-acid sequence MTNLTQFFEKVQSKFADLKILSLTTADGFSIYCHVNNRFHVEDEKVAAVSSSLISLSNAAAQQMMGHALESTTIETGTSNMFLCNTQYNDKKCVLCIVTGVKENIGHARYFTKQIAQLVSKQ is encoded by the coding sequence ATGACTAACCTCACACAATTTTTTGAGAAAGTACAAAGCAAATTTGCAGATCTAAAAATACTTTCATTAACCACTGCGGATGGTTTTTCCATATATTGTCATGTTAACAACCGTTTTCATGTTGAAGATGAAAAGGTGGCGGCTGTTTCAAGTTCTTTGATATCGCTCAGTAATGCAGCAGCACAGCAGATGATGGGACATGCTTTAGAAAGTACGACCATAGAAACGGGTACGAGCAATATGTTTTTGTGTAATACCCAATATAACGACAAAAAGTGTGTTCTATGCATAGTCACTGGGGTTAAAGAAAACATTGGTCATGCCAGGTACTTTACTAAGCAAATTGCACAACTGGTTTCAAAACAGTGA